A genomic segment from Parolsenella catena encodes:
- a CDS encoding 5-methyltetrahydropteroyltriglutamate--homocysteine S-methyltransferase, with protein sequence MTDKLKGPFRYDIVGSFLRPQAIHEARAQHAAGKISFEQLREVEDAEVAKLIEKEKAAGLHAVTDGEFRRRWWHLDWLAGFNGIKVYDFKTAGFGIEKVMQGTYVDSPLSFDPNHPFLDGFRRTQRLAGDTPVKQTIAGPNMVTLDSVVLSQQYAANPVYANLDELRHDLAKTYQDAIRAFHDAGCRYLQLDDTSWGALFSGRFRDKIEACGYDPDELIDVFGDITDEALENRPEDMVITTHMCKGNFMSHWLYEGTYETIARRLLGIRGFDGFFLEYDDERSGDFEPLKHLPQDTDQRVVLGLVTTKKPELEDAERIRERIAEAAKIVPLERLCLSPQCGFSSTEEGNSVAEEDQWRKLALVREVAESVWDDA encoded by the coding sequence ATGACAGACAAGCTCAAGGGCCCGTTCCGCTACGACATCGTGGGCAGCTTCCTGCGCCCGCAGGCCATCCACGAGGCGCGCGCCCAGCACGCCGCCGGCAAGATCTCGTTCGAGCAGCTCCGCGAGGTCGAGGACGCCGAGGTCGCCAAGCTCATCGAGAAGGAGAAGGCCGCAGGGCTGCATGCCGTGACCGACGGCGAGTTCCGCCGCCGCTGGTGGCACCTCGACTGGCTCGCTGGCTTCAACGGCATCAAGGTCTACGACTTCAAGACCGCCGGCTTCGGCATCGAGAAGGTCATGCAGGGCACCTACGTGGACTCCCCGCTCTCCTTTGACCCCAACCACCCCTTCCTCGACGGCTTCCGCCGCACGCAGAGGCTTGCCGGCGACACGCCCGTCAAGCAGACCATCGCCGGCCCCAACATGGTGACGCTCGACTCCGTCGTGCTCTCCCAGCAGTACGCCGCCAACCCCGTCTACGCCAACCTCGACGAGCTGCGCCACGACCTCGCCAAGACCTACCAGGATGCCATCCGCGCCTTCCACGACGCCGGCTGCCGCTACCTGCAGCTCGACGACACGAGCTGGGGCGCGCTGTTCTCCGGCCGCTTCCGCGACAAGATCGAGGCCTGCGGCTATGACCCCGACGAGCTCATCGACGTCTTTGGCGACATCACGGACGAGGCGCTCGAGAACAGGCCCGAGGACATGGTCATCACGACCCACATGTGCAAGGGCAACTTCATGAGCCACTGGCTCTACGAGGGCACCTACGAGACCATCGCCCGCCGCCTGCTGGGCATCCGCGGCTTCGATGGCTTCTTCCTCGAGTACGACGACGAGCGCTCCGGCGACTTCGAGCCACTCAAGCACCTGCCGCAAGACACCGACCAGCGCGTGGTCCTCGGCCTCGTGACGACCAAGAAGCCCGAGCTCGAGGATGCCGAGCGCATCCGCGAGCGCATCGCCGAGGCCGCCAAGATCGTGCCGCTCGAGCGCCTGTGCCTCTCCCCGCAGTGCGGCTTCTCCTCCACCGAGGAGGGCAACTCCGTGGCCGAGGAGGACCAGTGGAGAAAGCTCGCCCTCGTCCGCGAGGTAGCCGAGTCCGTCTGGGACGACGCCTAG
- a CDS encoding O-acetylhomoserine aminocarboxypropyltransferase/cysteine synthase family protein, with product MSDITPEVEKTFHFETLQLHVGQESADPATDSRAVPIYQTTSYVFRNSQHGADRFGLADAGNIYGRLTNSTQGVFEDRIAALEGGSAGLAVASGAAAITYAIQALAKAGDHVVAQKTIYGGSYNLLEHTLSQFGIETTFVDAHNLDEVEGAIKDNTTLVYLETLGNPNADIPNIDAISEIAHKHGLPVVVDNTFGTPYLFRPLEHGANVVVHSATKFIGGHGTSLGGVIVDGGNFDWKASDKYPQIAEPNPSYHGISFADACGPAAFVTYIRAILLRDEGACISPFNAFLLLQGTETLSLRLDRHAENTKKVVEYLANNPLVEKVNHPSLPDHPDHELYEKYFPNGGASIFTFEIKGGKDAAWKFIDNLQLFSLLANVADVKSLVIHPASTTHSQLTDAELANVGITQSTIRLSIGTEHIDDIIADLERGFAAVKQG from the coding sequence ATGTCCGACATCACCCCCGAGGTCGAGAAGACCTTCCACTTCGAGACCCTGCAGCTTCACGTCGGCCAGGAGAGCGCCGACCCCGCCACCGACTCGCGCGCCGTGCCCATCTACCAGACCACGAGCTACGTCTTCCGCAACTCCCAGCACGGCGCCGACCGCTTTGGCCTCGCTGACGCCGGCAACATCTACGGCCGCCTGACCAACTCCACGCAGGGCGTCTTCGAGGACCGCATCGCCGCGCTCGAGGGTGGCTCGGCCGGCCTTGCCGTTGCCTCCGGCGCCGCCGCCATCACCTACGCCATCCAGGCGCTCGCCAAGGCCGGCGACCACGTCGTGGCCCAGAAGACCATCTATGGCGGCTCCTACAACCTGCTCGAGCACACGCTCTCCCAGTTCGGCATCGAGACCACCTTCGTTGACGCCCACAACCTCGACGAGGTCGAGGGTGCCATCAAGGACAACACGACGCTCGTCTACCTCGAGACCCTCGGCAACCCCAACGCCGACATCCCCAACATCGACGCCATCTCGGAGATTGCCCACAAGCACGGCCTGCCCGTCGTCGTGGACAACACGTTCGGCACCCCCTACCTGTTCCGTCCGCTCGAGCACGGCGCCAACGTCGTCGTCCACTCCGCCACCAAGTTCATCGGCGGCCACGGCACCTCGCTGGGCGGCGTCATCGTCGACGGCGGCAACTTTGACTGGAAGGCCTCCGACAAGTACCCGCAGATCGCCGAGCCCAACCCCTCCTACCACGGCATCTCCTTCGCCGACGCCTGTGGCCCGGCCGCGTTCGTGACCTACATCCGCGCCATCCTGCTGCGCGACGAGGGCGCCTGCATCTCCCCGTTCAACGCGTTTTTGCTGCTCCAGGGCACCGAGACCCTCTCGCTGCGCCTCGATCGCCACGCCGAGAACACCAAGAAGGTCGTGGAGTACCTCGCCAACAACCCGCTCGTCGAGAAGGTCAACCACCCGAGCCTGCCCGACCACCCCGATCACGAGCTGTACGAGAAGTACTTCCCCAACGGCGGCGCCTCGATCTTCACGTTCGAGATCAAGGGTGGCAAGGACGCTGCCTGGAAGTTCATCGACAACCTGCAGCTGTTCTCGCTGCTCGCCAACGTCGCTGACGTCAAGAGCCTCGTGATCCACCCGGCCAGCACCACGCACTCCCAGCTCACCGACGCCGAGCTCGCCAACGTGGGCATCACGCAGTCCACGATTCGCCTCTCCATCGGCACTGAGCACATCGACGACATCATCGCCGACCTCGAGCGCGGCTTCGCGGCCGTCAAGCAGGGCTAG
- a CDS encoding iron-containing alcohol dehydrogenase, translating into MTETYNFFAPTKVLFGPGKLAELGGQALPGKKALVVTTGGKSVKANGYLARVEEQLDRAGVGHVLFDRIEPNPLRDTVNAGGWMAREQGCDFVLALGGGSVMDGSKGICVVAANPGHDEAGNEVAGDIWDYVMGGTARGLPIPNDPLPLVCVTTTAGTGSEVDAGGVLSCKERDEKLRLGSPKLFPRLSVVDPELMLTVPARLTAFQGFDALFHNVECYIANNHTLMGDMICREGVRSAAASLAACVNDGANLEARTRLAFANTLGGYAMVCSGCCGCHGTEHGMSAHHHDLPHGAGLIMIARAYHQHMIDVHACDDRYVDMARLMGAPEVDIEARGASAFVDQLEGLMRACGMAELAMSEWGITRDELPAIAANALSTNDALFGHDPAPLSVDDVTAILEASWC; encoded by the coding sequence ATGACGGAAACGTACAACTTCTTTGCGCCCACGAAGGTCCTGTTCGGACCGGGCAAGCTCGCCGAGCTTGGCGGTCAGGCGCTGCCGGGCAAGAAGGCGCTCGTGGTCACGACGGGCGGCAAGTCCGTGAAGGCCAACGGCTACCTTGCGCGCGTCGAGGAGCAGCTCGACCGCGCCGGTGTGGGCCACGTGCTGTTCGACCGCATCGAGCCCAACCCGCTGCGCGACACGGTGAACGCCGGCGGCTGGATGGCTCGCGAGCAGGGTTGCGACTTCGTGCTGGCGCTGGGCGGCGGCTCTGTCATGGACGGCTCCAAGGGCATCTGCGTCGTGGCGGCCAACCCCGGCCATGACGAGGCGGGCAACGAGGTTGCCGGCGACATCTGGGACTACGTCATGGGCGGCACCGCCAGGGGCCTGCCGATCCCCAACGACCCGCTGCCGCTCGTCTGCGTGACGACGACGGCCGGCACGGGCTCTGAGGTCGACGCGGGCGGCGTGCTCTCCTGCAAGGAGAGGGACGAGAAGCTGCGCCTGGGCAGCCCCAAGCTGTTCCCGCGCCTCTCCGTGGTGGACCCCGAGCTCATGCTCACGGTTCCGGCCCGTCTCACGGCGTTCCAGGGCTTCGACGCGCTGTTCCACAACGTGGAGTGCTACATCGCGAACAACCACACGCTCATGGGCGACATGATCTGCCGCGAGGGCGTCCGCAGCGCGGCCGCCTCGCTTGCCGCGTGCGTGAATGACGGCGCCAACCTCGAGGCGCGCACGCGGTTGGCGTTCGCCAACACGCTTGGCGGCTACGCCATGGTCTGCAGCGGCTGCTGCGGCTGCCACGGCACCGAGCACGGTATGAGCGCGCACCACCACGACCTGCCGCACGGCGCCGGCCTCATCATGATCGCACGCGCCTACCACCAGCACATGATTGACGTCCACGCGTGTGACGATCGCTATGTCGACATGGCCCGCCTCATGGGCGCCCCCGAGGTCGACATCGAGGCTCGCGGCGCGTCCGCGTTCGTCGACCAGCTCGAGGGGCTCATGCGCGCGTGCGGCATGGCCGAGCTCGCCATGAGCGAGTGGGGCATCACCCGCGACGAGCTGCCGGCGATTGCCGCCAACGCGCTGTCCACGAACGACGCGCTGTTCGGCCACGACCCGGCGCCGCTCTCCGTCGATGACGTGACGGCCATCCTCGAGGCGAGCTGGTGCTAG
- a CDS encoding LysR family transcriptional regulator, translating into MTLTQLRYVAKVAECGSITEAARQLYISQPSLSSAVRELEAELGIVIFNRSARGISLTPDGSEFLSYARQILEQTELVEQRYAHARPSKRLFAISSQHYAFVVNAFVRLLESVEADEYEMTLRESRTYEIIEDVAGYRSELGVLYLSSFNEKVLRKLMRENHLSYTPLFDARPHVFVSTSHPLAGAESVTLAQLDAYPYLCYEQGTHNSLYFSEELLPFESHRKTIVLTDRATLFNLLRGVNGYTISSGVLNSDLNGDDIASVPLETDETMQLGYLTNDRARLSPMAARYLEELRSLVASEGYDVLG; encoded by the coding sequence ATGACGCTCACCCAGCTCCGCTACGTTGCCAAGGTCGCCGAGTGCGGATCGATCACCGAGGCGGCCCGCCAGCTCTACATCTCGCAGCCAAGTCTCTCGTCGGCCGTGCGCGAGCTCGAGGCCGAGCTCGGCATCGTCATCTTCAACCGCTCCGCCCGCGGCATCTCGCTCACGCCGGACGGTTCCGAGTTCCTCTCCTACGCTCGTCAGATCCTGGAGCAGACCGAGCTCGTGGAGCAGCGCTACGCCCACGCCCGGCCCTCAAAGCGCCTGTTCGCCATCTCGTCACAGCACTACGCCTTCGTCGTGAACGCCTTCGTGCGCCTGCTCGAGAGCGTCGAGGCCGACGAGTACGAGATGACGCTTCGCGAGAGCCGCACGTACGAGATCATCGAGGACGTGGCGGGCTACCGCAGCGAGCTGGGCGTGCTCTACCTCAGCTCCTTCAACGAGAAGGTGCTGCGCAAGCTCATGCGCGAGAACCACCTCTCCTACACGCCGCTGTTCGACGCCCGCCCGCACGTGTTCGTCTCGACGAGCCACCCGCTCGCGGGCGCCGAGAGCGTCACGCTCGCTCAGCTCGATGCCTATCCCTACCTGTGCTACGAGCAGGGCACGCACAACTCGCTGTACTTCTCCGAGGAGCTTCTGCCCTTCGAGAGCCACCGCAAGACCATCGTGCTCACGGACCGCGCCACGCTGTTCAACCTGCTTCGCGGCGTCAACGGCTACACCATCAGCTCGGGCGTGCTCAACAGCGACCTCAACGGCGACGACATCGCCTCCGTGCCGCTCGAGACCGACGAGACCATGCAGCTGGGATATCTCACGAACGACCGCGCGCGCCTCTCCCCCATGGCCGCGCGCTACCTCGAGGAGCTCCGCTCGCTCGTCGCCTCCGAGGGCTACGACGTCCTCGGTTGA
- a CDS encoding radical SAM protein — protein MGLTQAAERAALNKLVDYLDENPEEHIDKIMELVNKLVPDSVFPVQRKAFTDVIASRGNWYELMMRVFRLNPQMRTKLLKALLVDGNLLAWPVQERAREKYQRNIPWAILLDPTSACNLHCTGCWAAEYGHQQNLSLEDIDSIVTQGKELGTHMYIYTGGEPLVRKHDLIKICERHPDCAFLCFTNATLIDEDFCQDMIRVGNFVPAISAEGNEHTTDARRGQGTYVKIERAMDLLRSHQLPFGISCCWTRANADTVATEENIDWMIEKGALFCWYFHFMPVGRAATAELIPTPEQREKMYHFIREMREKKPLFTLDFQNDGEYVGGCIAGGRRYLHINAAGDVEPCVFIHYSNANIHDVSLLDALGSPIFMKYYEGQPFNGNHLKPCPMLENPDTLPKMVAESGARSTDLVEQESPEQLREKTAAAAAAWAPVADRLWEDRADAMYEKRHGADHSQGMAASDMSKFASQGHVGYIDEPTAMK, from the coding sequence ATGGGACTCACTCAAGCCGCCGAGCGCGCGGCGCTCAACAAGCTCGTCGACTACCTCGACGAGAATCCCGAAGAGCACATCGACAAGATCATGGAGCTCGTCAACAAGCTCGTGCCGGACAGCGTGTTCCCCGTGCAGCGCAAGGCATTCACGGACGTCATCGCCAGCCGCGGCAACTGGTACGAGCTCATGATGCGCGTGTTCAGGCTGAACCCCCAGATGCGCACCAAGCTGCTGAAGGCCCTGCTCGTCGACGGCAACCTGCTGGCCTGGCCCGTCCAGGAGAGGGCGCGCGAGAAGTACCAGCGAAACATCCCCTGGGCGATCCTGCTGGACCCCACGAGCGCCTGCAACCTGCACTGCACCGGCTGCTGGGCCGCGGAGTACGGCCACCAGCAGAACCTGTCTCTCGAGGACATCGACTCAATCGTGACACAGGGCAAGGAGCTCGGCACCCACATGTACATCTACACGGGCGGCGAGCCGCTCGTGCGCAAGCATGACCTCATCAAGATCTGCGAGAGGCACCCGGACTGCGCGTTTCTCTGCTTCACGAACGCCACGCTCATCGACGAGGACTTCTGCCAGGACATGATCCGCGTGGGCAACTTCGTGCCGGCCATCTCGGCCGAGGGCAACGAGCACACCACCGACGCCCGCCGCGGTCAGGGCACCTACGTCAAGATCGAGCGCGCCATGGACCTTCTGCGCTCCCACCAGCTGCCCTTTGGCATCTCGTGCTGCTGGACGCGCGCCAACGCGGACACGGTGGCCACCGAGGAGAACATCGACTGGATGATCGAGAAGGGCGCCCTGTTCTGCTGGTACTTCCACTTCATGCCCGTGGGGCGCGCCGCCACCGCGGAGCTCATCCCCACGCCCGAGCAGCGCGAGAAGATGTACCACTTCATCCGCGAGATGCGCGAGAAGAAGCCCCTGTTCACGCTCGACTTCCAGAACGACGGCGAGTACGTGGGCGGCTGCATCGCCGGAGGTCGCCGCTACCTGCACATCAACGCCGCGGGCGACGTGGAGCCGTGCGTGTTCATCCACTACTCCAACGCCAACATCCACGACGTGAGCCTGCTCGACGCCCTGGGCAGCCCCATCTTCATGAAGTACTACGAGGGCCAGCCCTTCAACGGCAACCACCTCAAGCCCTGCCCCATGCTCGAGAACCCAGACACGCTGCCCAAGATGGTGGCCGAGAGCGGCGCTCGCTCCACCGACCTCGTGGAGCAGGAGAGCCCCGAGCAGCTGCGCGAGAAGACCGCTGCGGCAGCTGCGGCCTGGGCGCCCGTCGCCGACCGCCTGTGGGAGGACAGGGCCGACGCCATGTACGAGAAGCGCCACGGTGCGGACCACTCGCAGGGTATGGCCGCCTCCGACATGTCCAAGTTTGCCTCGCAGGGCCACGTGGGCTACATCGACGAGCCCACGGCCATGAAGTAG